A genomic region of Xanthomonas campestris pv. phormiicola contains the following coding sequences:
- a CDS encoding methyl-accepting chemotaxis protein: protein MIRLLRRYPVGPRLTFAFAALLLLCGALIVASLASMAMARRQLDDISLDKMEKIRLSDAMVTAQARLEIGLLNDVILTNPDEKREVVRAIGQAARDYAQVRRKLFAMRLDPADRTGAQRRAAIDQAFVQVQPFQTQVLALAADNQNLDAQTLHLYTLQPLLAQWQQAIQRNAAHLRTLSDQAYADAVATMTRARWMLLIGGGLLLAVATWLGWCITQSLVRPLREGTRIAAAIAAGRLDAPLPVHGNDEAAELLRSMQTMQAQLRAVLAEQRQMAQRHAAGAVAHRSDAAGFPGEYGQLLHDANALVELHVGTVQCTVALMQRYAIGDLSEDMPRLPGEQAAISDTMDAIKANLGALNRDIWHLAAAAAAGDFSARGDVSRHQHDFRIMLESLNQLMAAVDGNLGALSTLLRAIACGDLGVRMHGEFHGVFARMRDDANATADQLAMIVAGIQRAAAAIDSEAGAIADGHQDLSRRSAEQAGALERTAASAAQLTETVKQNAAHAHQANQLAHAAASVARQGGAAIDEAVAAMQGVQGSSRKIGEIIAVIDSIAFQTNILALNAAVEAARAGEQGRGFAVVASEVRALAQRSAGAAKEIKTLIEASLSQVAVASTQVHGAGQTMGRVLASVGEVNEVVAGIAVASQAQSAGIEQVGQAMAQMDRTTQQNLALVEQATAASHALEQQAGALAAAVAVFRLQARAEAPHQRPAMAAPAPAELDLAVGA from the coding sequence CTGCTCAACGATGTGATCCTGACCAACCCCGACGAGAAGCGGGAGGTGGTGCGCGCGATCGGCCAGGCCGCGCGCGACTACGCGCAGGTGCGCCGCAAGCTGTTCGCGATGCGCCTGGATCCGGCCGACCGCACCGGCGCGCAGCGCCGCGCCGCGATCGACCAGGCCTTTGTCCAGGTGCAGCCGTTCCAGACCCAGGTGCTGGCGCTGGCCGCCGACAACCAGAACCTGGACGCGCAGACCCTGCACCTGTACACGCTGCAGCCGCTGCTGGCGCAATGGCAGCAGGCGATCCAGCGCAATGCCGCGCACCTGCGCACGCTCAGCGACCAGGCCTACGCCGATGCGGTGGCGACGATGACCCGCGCGCGCTGGATGCTGCTGATCGGCGGCGGCCTGCTGCTGGCGGTGGCCACCTGGCTGGGCTGGTGCATCACCCAGAGCCTGGTGCGGCCGCTGCGCGAAGGCACGCGGATCGCCGCGGCGATCGCCGCCGGCCGCCTCGACGCACCGTTGCCGGTGCACGGCAACGACGAGGCCGCCGAGCTGCTGCGCAGCATGCAGACCATGCAGGCGCAGCTGCGCGCGGTGCTCGCCGAGCAACGGCAGATGGCGCAGCGCCACGCGGCCGGCGCGGTCGCGCACCGCAGCGACGCGGCGGGGTTCCCCGGCGAATACGGGCAACTGCTGCACGATGCCAATGCCTTGGTCGAGCTGCACGTGGGCACGGTGCAGTGCACGGTCGCGCTGATGCAGCGCTACGCGATCGGCGACCTCAGCGAGGACATGCCGCGCCTGCCCGGCGAGCAGGCGGCGATCTCCGACACCATGGACGCGATCAAGGCCAATCTGGGCGCGCTCAACCGCGACATCTGGCACCTGGCGGCGGCCGCGGCGGCCGGCGACTTCAGCGCGCGCGGCGACGTCAGCCGCCACCAGCACGATTTCCGCATCATGCTCGAAAGCCTGAACCAGCTGATGGCCGCCGTGGACGGCAACCTCGGCGCGCTGTCGACGCTGCTGCGCGCCATCGCCTGCGGCGACCTGGGCGTGCGCATGCACGGCGAATTCCACGGCGTGTTCGCGCGCATGCGCGACGATGCCAACGCCACCGCCGACCAGCTGGCCATGATCGTGGCCGGGATCCAGCGCGCGGCCGCGGCGATCGACAGCGAGGCCGGCGCCATCGCCGATGGGCACCAGGACCTGTCGCGGCGCAGCGCCGAGCAGGCCGGCGCGCTGGAGCGCACCGCGGCCTCGGCGGCGCAGCTGACCGAGACGGTCAAGCAGAACGCTGCGCACGCGCATCAGGCCAACCAGCTGGCGCACGCGGCCGCATCGGTCGCGCGCCAGGGTGGCGCGGCGATCGACGAAGCGGTGGCGGCGATGCAGGGCGTGCAGGGGTCGTCGCGCAAGATCGGCGAGATCATCGCGGTGATCGACAGCATCGCGTTCCAGACCAACATCCTCGCCCTCAACGCGGCGGTGGAGGCGGCGCGCGCCGGCGAACAGGGCCGCGGCTTCGCCGTCGTCGCCAGCGAGGTGCGCGCGCTGGCGCAACGCTCGGCCGGCGCGGCGAAGGAGATCAAGACGCTGATCGAGGCCTCGCTGTCGCAGGTCGCGGTGGCCTCGACGCAGGTCCATGGCGCCGGCCAGACCATGGGCCGGGTGCTGGCGTCGGTGGGCGAGGTCAACGAGGTCGTGGCCGGGATCGCGGTGGCGTCGCAGGCGCAGTCGGCCGGCATCGAGCAGGTCGGCCAGGCGATGGCGCAGATGGACCGCACCACGCAGCAGAACCTGGCGCTGGTGGAACAGGCCACCGCGGCCTCGCATGCGCTGGAACAGCAGGCCGGCGCGCTGGCCGCGGCGGTGGCGGTGTTCCGGCTGCAGGCGCGCGCCGAGGCGCCGCACCAACGGCCCGCCATGGCCGCTCCGGCACCGGCCGAGCTCGATCTGGCCGTCGGCGCCTAG